The following coding sequences lie in one Populus nigra chromosome 15, ddPopNigr1.1, whole genome shotgun sequence genomic window:
- the LOC133674499 gene encoding uncharacterized protein At2g34160-like: protein MEGITEGVTNLNITAAADSGNNKKNRIQVSNTKKPLFFYVNLAKRYMQQHNEVELSALGMAIATVVTIAEILKNNGLAVEKKITTSTVDMREETGGRPVPKAKIEILLGKTEKFDELMAAAAAQEAEDAEEQS from the exons ATGGAAGGAATTACAGAGGGTGTTACCAACTTAAACATCACAGCAGCAGCAGATTCAGGCAATAACAAGAAGAACCGAATCCAAGTTTCTAACACCAAAAAACCTCTTTTCTTCTACGTTAATCTCGCCAAG AGGTACATGCAACAGCACAATGAAGTGGAGCTCTCTGCTCTTGGGATGG CAATAGCCACTGTTGTTACCATTGCTGAGATCTTGAAGAATAATGGACTTGCTGTTGAGAAAA AGATCACGACGTCCACAGTTGACATGAGGGAAGAAACAGGAGGGCGTCCTGTTCCGAAAGCTAAG ATTGAAATATTGCTCGGCAAGACAGAAAAGTTTGATGAGTTGATGGCTGCCGCTGCTGCACAGGAAGCAGAAGATGCAGAGGAGCAGagctga